A part of Gemmatimonas groenlandica genomic DNA contains:
- a CDS encoding CaiB/BaiF CoA transferase family protein codes for MKTLPLQGVRVVDLSRVLAGPHCSMALGDLGADIIKVERAGSGDDTRGWGPPFAPDGESAYFLSTNRNKLSLAADFKSPADIELLHALIADADIVIDNFLPGVLARYGLDADLLLARNARLLWCTISGFGPHSHRPGYDFVVQAESGWMAITGEPDGAPMKTGVALVDLITGKDAAIALLGALAGRDRLVTAADRRIHVTLRDSALAALANVAQNTLVSGRDAGRWGNAHANLVPYQLFAAADRPFVLAVGADPQWPLAARALGLDALASDPELATNAGRVAHRDRVVAAIAASARQRPAAEWIDALEQVGVPCGVVRGVEDALKEAVERGDASARTGIAPQGHGRVRYQPPLLDAHGALIRNHHWSAFHHVPILPVRPA; via the coding sequence ATGAAGACATTACCGCTTCAAGGGGTCAGAGTTGTTGATCTTTCCCGCGTGCTCGCCGGGCCGCACTGCAGCATGGCCTTGGGCGATCTCGGTGCCGACATCATCAAGGTCGAGCGGGCCGGATCCGGCGACGATACCCGCGGCTGGGGCCCGCCGTTCGCCCCCGATGGCGAATCGGCGTACTTCCTGAGCACCAATCGCAACAAGTTGTCGCTCGCGGCCGACTTCAAATCTCCCGCCGACATCGAGCTCCTCCACGCGCTGATCGCCGACGCGGATATCGTCATCGACAACTTTCTTCCGGGCGTATTGGCACGATATGGGCTTGATGCTGATCTTTTACTGGCGCGCAATGCACGACTTCTGTGGTGCACCATCTCCGGTTTCGGTCCGCACAGTCATCGCCCGGGCTACGATTTCGTGGTGCAGGCCGAAAGTGGGTGGATGGCGATCACCGGCGAGCCTGATGGTGCGCCGATGAAGACTGGCGTGGCGTTGGTCGACCTCATAACCGGCAAGGACGCCGCGATTGCCCTGCTCGGCGCGCTAGCCGGTCGCGATCGCCTCGTCACGGCGGCGGATCGCCGGATCCACGTCACGTTGCGCGACTCGGCGTTGGCCGCGCTGGCGAACGTCGCGCAGAACACGCTCGTGTCGGGGCGCGACGCCGGCCGCTGGGGCAACGCCCACGCCAATCTCGTGCCCTACCAACTGTTCGCCGCCGCCGACCGTCCGTTCGTGCTGGCCGTTGGGGCCGATCCCCAATGGCCGCTCGCGGCTCGTGCGCTTGGGCTCGACGCGCTGGCCAGCGATCCGGAGCTGGCCACGAACGCCGGTCGGGTGGCGCACCGTGACCGTGTCGTGGCGGCAATCGCCGCGAGCGCGCGGCAACGACCGGCCGCCGAATGGATCGACGCCCTCGAGCAGGTCGGTGTGCCTTGTGGCGTGGTGCGCGGCGTTGAGGACGCACTCAAGGAGGCCGTTGAGCGCGGCGACGCGTCGGCACGCACCGGAATCGCACCGCAGGGACATGGTCGCGTTCGCTACCAGCCGCCCCTTCTCGATGCGCATGGCGCACTCATCCGCAATCACCACTGGAGTGCCTTCCACCACGTGCCGATACTCCCCGTACGGCCTGCGTGA
- a CDS encoding universal stress protein, producing the protein MEAPEASFLELVRQRERGKLKLYIGSSAGVGKSYKMLQEAYDMRRRGVDIVVGFVETHARADTEAQLRDLEVLPRRRIEYRGVSLEEMDVDALVARRPQITIVDELAHTNVPGSRNGKRWQDVLYLLDEGINVVSAVNVQHLESLNDVMQRELGVLVRETVPDWVVAQADQVVNLDISSEDLRQRLREGKIYRAEKIEAALTNFFTDENLSTLRELALRETANSVDRAREGLIRREDGPGGAGLAPRTVDRLLVCLSSNPPLSRVLLRKASRIAGRLNSDWYCVYVQTPDERADRIDATVQRRLVDNIQLAQSMGAEVVKLEGTDVAATLVRFARERGVTLVIIGQSTRSRWHRLRHGSVVDRLIAGREGLDVLVVSLFDEAEATLLSRADLP; encoded by the coding sequence ATGGAAGCGCCCGAGGCGAGCTTCCTCGAGCTCGTGCGTCAGCGCGAGCGTGGGAAGCTCAAGCTCTACATCGGGTCCTCGGCCGGGGTGGGCAAGAGCTACAAGATGCTGCAGGAAGCGTACGACATGCGTCGGCGCGGCGTGGACATCGTCGTCGGCTTCGTGGAAACACATGCACGCGCCGATACGGAGGCGCAGCTCCGTGACCTCGAGGTGCTCCCGCGCCGACGCATCGAGTACCGAGGCGTCTCGCTCGAAGAGATGGACGTCGACGCCCTCGTCGCGCGACGTCCGCAGATCACGATCGTCGACGAGCTGGCGCACACCAACGTGCCCGGTTCACGCAATGGGAAGCGGTGGCAGGACGTGTTGTACTTGCTCGACGAGGGCATCAATGTCGTCTCCGCCGTCAACGTGCAGCACCTCGAGTCTCTCAACGACGTGATGCAGCGCGAGCTTGGGGTGCTGGTGCGCGAGACGGTCCCCGACTGGGTCGTCGCCCAGGCCGATCAGGTGGTTAATCTCGATATTTCATCGGAGGACCTTCGTCAGCGTTTGCGCGAAGGCAAGATCTATCGCGCCGAAAAAATCGAAGCGGCACTGACCAACTTCTTCACCGACGAGAATCTGAGTACGCTGCGCGAGCTGGCCTTGCGCGAAACGGCGAACTCGGTGGATCGCGCGCGCGAAGGATTGATCCGTCGCGAAGACGGGCCGGGTGGCGCCGGCCTGGCCCCGCGCACCGTCGATCGACTGCTGGTCTGCCTCTCGAGCAATCCGCCGTTGTCCCGCGTGCTGCTTCGGAAAGCGAGCCGCATCGCCGGCCGGCTCAACTCTGACTGGTATTGCGTGTACGTGCAGACGCCCGATGAACGCGCCGATCGTATCGACGCGACCGTGCAGCGACGGCTGGTCGACAACATTCAGCTCGCCCAGTCGATGGGTGCCGAAGTCGTGAAACTGGAAGGCACCGACGTGGCGGCGACACTGGTGCGCTTTGCCCGTGAGCGTGGCGTGACACTGGTGATCATCGGTCAATCGACGCGCTCGCGCTGGCATCGGTTACGCCACGGATCGGTCGTCGATCGGTTGATCGCCGGACGCGAAGGGCTGGATGTGCTGGTGGTGTCGTTGTTCGACGAGGCCGAGGCGACACTGCTGTCGCGAGCTGACCTTCCATGA
- a CDS encoding RNA polymerase sigma factor encodes MTEEEPTPADVDSDQDVISRILAGERDAFAMLIGRYSDPLYRHALGMTGSPDVAEDILQTSFIKAYHHLGEVRGRFDAWLFRIVANGCKDWLKNIRRTHLSYDEDDQPSTFASPDEDLDRTELRQDLDSALAQLAPSLREAFIMKHVEGRSYEEMADLLGTTVGALKMRVHRAREALQTLLEEKYD; translated from the coding sequence ATGACGGAAGAAGAACCCACTCCCGCAGACGTCGATTCGGACCAGGACGTCATCTCCCGCATTTTGGCGGGAGAACGCGATGCCTTCGCGATGCTGATCGGCCGATACAGCGATCCACTGTATCGGCATGCTTTGGGTATGACGGGAAGTCCCGACGTAGCCGAAGACATTCTCCAGACATCCTTCATCAAGGCCTATCACCATCTCGGTGAAGTCCGTGGTCGATTCGATGCCTGGCTTTTTCGGATCGTTGCGAACGGGTGCAAGGACTGGCTGAAGAACATTCGGCGCACGCACCTGAGCTACGACGAAGACGACCAGCCCTCCACCTTCGCGAGTCCCGATGAGGACCTCGACCGCACTGAACTGCGGCAGGACCTCGACTCAGCCCTCGCGCAGTTGGCCCCGTCGCTTCGGGAGGCCTTCATCATGAAACATGTTGAAGGACGCTCCTATGAAGAGATGGCGGATCTCTTGGGTACAACCGTTGGAGCACTGAAGATGCGCGTGCATCGGGCACGAGAAGCCCTTCAGACTTTGCTCGAGGAGAAATACGACTGA
- a CDS encoding ArgE/DapE family deacylase, which yields MTYRYPLDPVALTASLVAIDSRNPSLVPDGPGELACATHLAAVLNAWGFAVSLQEIAPGRANVIARIGPTGRTPLVLNGHLDVVGVEGMSHAPFAPEVRDGSMFGRGTTDMKGGVAAMCVAAARAAARGSLASEIIITAVCDEEYASIGTRALLEQGLRATGAIITEPTRMAIAPAHKGFAWIEVVLHGRAAHGSRYDVGIDANRHAGLLLAALDRYEQDVLMTRVHPLLGRASLHASSIVGGTGWSTYAERCTLRIERRTLPGESGEQALADIRALCDVLTASRPGFQADVSLVCAQPPLDLALDAPLIASVRAACTAGGIEPTMAGLSCWTDAALFAEAGIPALCFGPGDIARAHSDTEWVEIADLERATEILEAVCAGWGREKA from the coding sequence GTGACGTACCGATATCCGCTCGATCCCGTCGCGTTGACCGCATCGCTGGTCGCGATCGATTCGCGCAATCCATCACTCGTGCCCGACGGGCCGGGTGAGCTCGCGTGCGCGACGCATCTCGCGGCCGTGTTGAACGCGTGGGGATTCGCCGTGTCGCTGCAGGAGATTGCGCCCGGCCGCGCCAACGTGATCGCCCGCATCGGCCCCACCGGCCGCACACCGCTCGTGTTGAACGGACATCTCGATGTCGTCGGCGTGGAAGGCATGTCGCACGCACCGTTCGCGCCGGAGGTGCGTGACGGCAGCATGTTCGGGCGCGGCACCACCGACATGAAGGGTGGCGTAGCGGCGATGTGCGTGGCCGCCGCCCGCGCCGCGGCGCGTGGTTCGCTGGCCAGTGAGATCATCATCACGGCCGTGTGCGACGAAGAGTATGCGTCGATCGGCACTCGCGCGCTGCTCGAGCAAGGGCTTCGCGCCACCGGGGCGATCATCACGGAGCCCACGCGCATGGCCATCGCGCCGGCACACAAGGGATTCGCGTGGATCGAAGTGGTGTTGCATGGACGCGCGGCGCACGGCAGTCGGTACGACGTGGGCATCGACGCGAACCGTCACGCCGGGCTGTTGCTCGCCGCGCTCGATCGGTACGAACAGGATGTGCTCATGACCCGCGTGCATCCACTACTGGGCCGTGCGTCACTGCATGCCTCGTCGATCGTCGGTGGCACGGGCTGGTCGACCTATGCCGAACGCTGCACGCTGCGTATCGAACGCCGCACGCTGCCCGGAGAGAGCGGCGAGCAGGCGCTCGCCGACATCCGCGCGCTCTGCGATGTGCTCACGGCCTCACGCCCGGGATTCCAAGCCGACGTTTCGCTGGTGTGCGCACAGCCCCCGCTCGATCTCGCGCTCGATGCCCCGTTGATCGCGTCCGTACGCGCCGCATGCACCGCTGGCGGAATCGAGCCCACGATGGCCGGGTTGTCGTGCTGGACCGATGCGGCCCTGTTCGCCGAAGCGGGGATCCCGGCGCTGTGCTTCGGACCGGGCGATATTGCCCGCGCGCATTCCGACACGGAGTGGGTGGAGATTGCCGATCTCGAGCGGGCGACGGAGATCCTGGAAGCGGTCTGTGCGGGGTGGGGTCGCGAGAAGGCGTAG